One Saimiri boliviensis isolate mSaiBol1 chromosome 7, mSaiBol1.pri, whole genome shotgun sequence genomic window, ATTTCCAAATAAATAGCTAATtagctagaaaaaaatgtaaacttccCATCCATTGattatgggggaaaaaatcacATCTAACACCATAGATTAATCAGGAAGTGACCagtattctgtgttttttctCAAAGGCCACAGAATGGTAGTTCTGAATAATTAAGACTATATTTAAAAGTTCCCAGAGACTCGGTAATGATATGCTATTCAATACGTACAGCTATACCAAGACATATTTGTGTCTTTTACAAATGGGAACATTTACCATTTTTTGAGATACTCTCAGCCCTACCTCTTTCTGTATTGTGAATTAGTTCCCTAAAAGTTACTCTCTCCATTTTTCCACCTTTGTGCTATAAATACTGCATCTTCAAATACCTCCACCTCTGCTTTCAGATTCAAAACCTTATTTGAAATGTATAACGCACTTGACCTGTTTTAGTTCCAAAAAACTATCTATtccaaattttaagaattttttctgtatttctgttattttctgacagTAGGGCCAAAGGTACACCCCTTATCCTCACACCCCCATCTGATCATGATGAGGCACAACGGAAGATTCGATATGTTCCTCAGAACTTCGTTTCTTCTTATCTTTTTCAGAATTCTCCTTTTTAGCTTTCATCCTTTGCTTTTTCACCACTGAACACCACGTAGCACTCCTGGGCTAGTTTTGCATGCTATAGgtatttggtttcttttgttaCTAAAACAAAGCATTTTTCTGTTCACAGTGGGAAAATACAATTGTCCAGGTCAATACACATTCTCAGTGTCACCAGACAGCAATGGTTTCTCGTGCCCGGATGACTGGGTTGGCTACCAGAGGAAGTGCTACTTTATTTCCACTGTGAAGAAGAGCTGGACTTCTGCCCAAAATGCTTGTTCTGAACATGGTGCTACTCTTGCTGTCATTGACTCTGAAAAGGACATGGTAAGaacaaaaaagagataaaatattattattttaattcacatGGCTAATCAGTGGTTTCCTTCTAAGTGAAAAAACATTGTACCTACCACAGTTGTAGAAAAATGTCATCTCAGAGAGCCATGTGATCAGCCTGAGGTCAAAATGAAATTagtcttcttttttgagatggagttttgctctaatagcccagactggagtgcaatggcacgacctcagctcgccgcaacctccgccttctgggtacaagcaattctcctgcctcagcctcctgagtaactggaattacaggcatgtgccaccatgcctggctaatttattgtatttttaataaatgcggggtttatccatgttggtcaggctggtctcggactccccacctcaggtgatctgctcacctcggcctcccaacgtgctgggattactggcatgagccaccgcgtccagcctaatttcatcttttaatttGATTTGATTGTTTAGCTTCAACGACCAGAAATATCGAATAAGCAGATGGTCAGATGAACTGCCATGCCTCAGGTTGCAACTTTTGAGAAACAGAATTTAGCATCTACTTCCCAAAGGTGTTTAACGTAACAacttatttgtacttttttaaagaactttctaAAACGGTATGCAGGTAGAGGTGAACACTGGGTTGGACTGAAAAAGGAACCCGGTCAGACTTGGAAGTGGTCAAACGGCAAAGAATTTAACAACTGGTAAGTCTCCAGAAGTCTCTTTATTCTCACCAAGGTAGCTTGTCAGGacaatcattttccttttctcctttcaaaGCACTTTAGACACAAAGGCTGAGCTCTTCAAGAGCTCTAACAAACTCTTCTGAATGCGTATACTCTGGAATTCTTTAAAGACAggctttattattattcctttttctttatctacacttataattcataaaataaatgcttatccTAATTCTTCTCAGCAAACTCTAATTGAGTAATAGATCTACTTAATTTGGAAATATTCTAATAATTATCATAATGCAACAAAACCCCATTTTTGTGTCACATTTAGACTTTACTAATAAGATAGTTGTTGGAAAATAAATCcctatttatttctcagttttcatcCCCACAgaataaagaacattttcaatGCCTAATTAAGAGTTTCCATAGAGCTGAAAGAAAATTTGTCCAGAATTAAAGacactctatttttaaaatatgtttaatgtttGAAGATCATTTTATAAGTTTGTTGTTGATCTTTGGCATCCAAAACTCAAGAGTTGAATAAATTTCCAACTatcataatatttttatgataattacTGATAAGGTATCAAGATTAAAATTCAGGTCTCTAGAAAAGGGATTCCTAATATTTGTCCTATGATTCCATATCCACAAACGGGCATCAGGAGCCATAAGACCCCTACAGCTGTATGCACCAGTGTGCTTGGCTGCTGCGTGGATATAATTTTGggaaattatttattgaaaaatcaggccgggcgcggtggctcaagcctgtaatcccagcactttgggaggccgaggcgggtggatcacgaggtcgagcgatcgagaccatcctggtcaacatggtgaaaccccgtctctactaaaaacacaaaaaagtagctgggcatggtggcacttgcctgtaatcccagctagtcaggaggctgaggcaggagaattgcctgaacccaggaggcggaggttgcggtgagccgagatcgtgccattgcactccagcctgggtaacaagagcgaaactccgtctcaaaaaaaaaaaaaaaagaaaaaaaagaaaaatctatgaaCTCAAAAATGTCCAACAATCACTTCTCTGGTGCCATGCCAGCCAAACAAATGACatgctttcctcttttctccGTGTTTTCTCCACATactatttctttccattcttttccattgTCTCTACAGATTAGTCAATGATTATTTAACTTATGTATCCTACTAAGAATTTAAAAGAAGCAGAGGTCACCATCATAGGGTTCATTCTCACATAACGGAATGAAAACAATGAGCTGAAAATAATTCTAAGTTTCTTTATTGTTTGACAGGTTCAACTTTACAGGGTCTGAGAAGTGTGTTTTTCTGAAAAGCACAGAGGTCAGCAGCATGGAATGTGAGAAGAATTTACACTGGATCTGTAACAAAccttataaataataaagaaacatgTCTACTTATTGACCATTATAGGATGGAACTCAAGGAAATCTGTGTCAATTGATGCTGCTCTGGGTTCCCAAGTTTTCCATacagactttgtcaaaaaaattttgaagtatCTTGGGAATTTTCTTCCAAACAGAACtgtggaaaaaaggaagaaattccaGGAAAATCTGCATTGTGGATTCTTATTGCCATGCGCTGAAAGCATCACAGGTTGACTGATAATCATGCCCACGAATGAGAAGAATGACTATGGAACCTTTTGGATGCACTTTACATTGTTTTGAATTCAGAAATAATGAAACAACTAGGCATAGACATTATTTATTGCTGACTGACTACCAACATTTGAGAGTGAGAGCCCTTCGTGCGTTTGCTCTATTGGAAGGAGTTAGATGTTGGTACTAAATACTGAATGTAAACAAAGGAATTATGGCCAGTAACAGAGGTATTTAAACTAACTGAATCTCTTAAGCTCAGAGAGCATTTATAAATGGACAAATGCTCACGAAACTAAGAGTTgtaatatttctctctttttagagaATTTTCCAATTTGCTCTGTAATTTTTTGCCCCACAAAGAATGggatgattatttatttttttacttactCAGTTGTAGACTGATCCTTTTCCATGGTACATATTTCTTTGCCTTTACAACCTTTTATACAGTGTTTTCCagagaaaagacaaaagcaaagaaTATGAGGaatatctgtaaaacagagaaaagTGTTGGAAAACGTGCAATATGTGACTTGGCAAGTTTCTATCAGGAAATATTCTGTAATGTTCAAACCTAGAATAATACTAGTCTTTGTGACTTTCCTAATCAATTCTATTATGTGCAATACTTCATTTAAAGTATTTCaatgtgcaataaaatatatttgtttgtattttgtgttCAGTACAATTATAAGCTGTTTTTATGTATGTGACAATAAAAGTAGAATAAACAATGGTTTCCAAGAAAGTTCATtccttcaaaatacattaaaaagtataTGCTATataagaaagcagaaaacagagtactatgacttttaaaaagttcCATCTAGAGTAAAACCTTAGTTTTATAATAGCGTATacatttcaaattgttttcaaatacatatatgttaaagggtgtatgtgtccataTCCATTTTTCTGTATATAGCAGATGCTTAGTAATAATTACTCCTCATAGTCAATGCTCTGAAAGTATCTTGTTCAATTCTGAGGTGCTATATATACTTTggttatttacataaaataattcagtGCATAGAAATAAGGCATAATCTTCATGGGATATGTCAATAAGCAAAAAACctgatgatatagtttggatgtgtgtccctgcccaaatctcatgttgcatTGCAATCCCCGTCATTGGAGGtcggacctggtgggaggtgattggatcacggatTGAATTCCTTGCAcctgtgagtgagttctcaggagatctggtctTTTAAAAGTGTGCGGCAtcaaccaggcctggtggctcacaactgtaattgagaggccaaggtgggtggatcacgaggtcaggagttgaagaccagcctggccaacatggtgaaaccccatctctactaaaaatacaaaaaaaaaaaattagctgggcctagtggcgggcgcctgtaatcccagctgctcaggagactgaggcagaaaattacttgaacccgggaggcagaggttgcagtgagccaaaatcgcgccattgcattccagcctggatggagcgcaatggcgcgacaGGGTGGGACTccatttcccaaaaaaaaaaaaaaaaaaagtgtgcacctctctctgtctctctctgtctctgtctctctctctctctctctctctctctctctctctctccctctcccccgctctctctctctctcctctctctctccccctctcctgcatttctctctccctctctcctctctctgtctcctctctctctcctctcctctctctctgtctctgtctctgtctcctctctctctctccttctcctgcatttctctctccctctcttctctctctctctctccctctccctctcctgtatttctctctctctctcctctctctctctctccctctcctgtatttctctctctctctctcctctctctctctctctctctgtctcctctctctctctcctctcctctctctctgtctgtctctgtctcctctctctctctccctatcctgcatttctctctccctctcttctctctctctctctcccccgctcctgcatttctctctccctctttcctctctctctctccctctcctgcatttctctctccctctctcctctctctctctctctcccccctcctgcatttctctctccctctctcctctctttctccctctcctgcatttctctctccctctctcctctctctctctctccccctctgtcctctctctgtctctgtctctctctttctcttctctctctctctctctctctctctctctctctctctctgtctcctctctctctctcctctcctctctctctctctcctttctccatgTGGCATGCCTGCTCCCACGTCGCCATCCACCGTAACTAAAAGCTCCCTAAGGCCTCTGCAGACGCTGAGCAGTGTGTGCATTATGCTTGTAAAAACTGCAGAAAGGGAAGctaattaagcctcttttctttataaattacccagtctcagatttttttatagcaatgcaagaatgacctaATACACTCGATTAtcttcaaaattgttttataaatgtaatttgcCATATACTACTCTACATGTTGGAAATGTATGATATGTATGGTATCTTTAAACTGTTGACAAACGGCAAACAGAAATGTGGATTTCCGACACCGCTTAGTAAAAAATAATGACCTCTGTACTCCTTAGTTCCCACAGCTctgggaaaaaatgaaacaagtggCCTCCTAGCTCTAATATTCTATCACTCACAACAATCCACTCCCGAGTCCTCTTAGAAAACGGTGTCTTGTGATTCATATTTTAGTTATAACATATTTTTCATGTCCGTAAATCAAATCAAATTATGAAAATTGAGAGTAagctttaaaatatcatttcaatatTAGTACGATCCAATTTTTGAATCACTGAATACTGACTATAGCACctaacaattcagtggcattttaccatttttaaaaatacttttattgaaCCCATATAATTATGTGAAACGAGCAGCTGATGTATTTCCCTTGCcagaggaagaagttgaaattatgttgaaaaagcaaagcaaaacccaGATTATTGAGTTTTCTTAGAcatattttgaagttatttttatccTTAaggaaaactgttttctttccatagattaaaaaatatagaattcttaaagggaataattttattatttaaagtattCTACTTGCTATGACTgattatgaatataaaaaatgatttatttatttatttattgagacggagtttcgctcttgttacccaggctggcgtgcaatggcgtgatctcggctcaccgcaacctccgcctcctgggttcaggcaattctcctgtctcagcctcccgagtagctgggattacaggcacgcgccaccatgccaagctaattttttttttttttttttttttttttttttttgtatttttagtagagacggggtttcaccatgttgaccaggatggtctcgatttactgacctcgtgatccacccgcctcgtctcAAGAACCCTCCTGCCGCAGGCGAAGTCCCCTGCTACAAAAGCTGCTGTGCCCTCTGGTGGCGGCATGGGATTACTGCACTTCTGTTTTTAGGGTGCTGCCAAGAATCTATGCGGAGCTTGGAGCTGCTCAGGGCGGGGCACCCGGACCAGCACGCCCAAGTTTCATCTCTACCGCTCGCGGACTGACTACCTATTTTATCAGAACTCGTTCAAAATTCAGCTTCAATTAGTACATAAGAACAAACTTGAAGCATTATGTGGCTCCTAGTACACCTTAAGCATGTATTAAGCATTCATCATGATTATTATAAATGCAAACACTGTCTTCAAACTTCCAGTATTGGCATAAAGCAGGGTTCTACACATGTCTGTTTCTACATAATATAtcttatttagattattttttagaaagcCTTTTTAAAGTTCCATGCGACAAGTAATTATTAAGCAGCTACTACTGTGGTGGACACAAGAGTTAAAATACTGAGCAAATTCCACATGGCAACTGGCCTTGTGGAATTCCTGGTCTACttgtaaaacaaacaagaagGTAAATTCATGTGGTGTGGTTATAACAGGAAAAACGTAGGATGCTGTGGAAGCGTATCAAAGATATACGTCGGTATTCAAGCCTTTAGCTAATTATCAAAATTTCAACTCCGTAGGCTACCTTCATCTTGGACAGTTACATAAATACGTGTAAAATAAAACCATCAGTTACCCGTGTTTGGCTTTGGTTTTTCAGCAcaatttcaacttcttcctctgGAAAGGGAATATGTCAGCCGCACATTTCACATAATTATAGAGAttcaataaaactatttttaagaaGGCTATTAGGTGCTATAGTCAGTattcaactatttaaaaactGCATGACACTAATACAGAAACCTTTTTAAGTTCACTGTCaactttcataattttattcgatttttacacattgaaaaTTTATTATAACTGATATTAAGATATAAATGATTTTCAGggaaaaatgttggaaaatataTGACCAGTAAGATTGCCGGGGATGGTATAAACTGGTCTCATTTAACCTTTGGAAAGAAGCTTGACAATACTTATTGTGGAGGGAGggagattttaaagaaataaacttggATGTGCAAGACATAACCACAAAAATGTTTATCAATGAGATATTTCTAGTAGTGAAGAATCAGAAGCTACCTAATTGTCCAAAACCAGAGATtcagttaaataaatataattctcCTACATGATGAAATGGTatcccaacatttaaaaaatgaagaaaatttatgtATATGAAAGAATACTCAAACTATTATTccagtttaaaataatatatgcaataGGATTATTTTCTGttcaacattaaatataaaaaacatgttttctatttctatatgcTGACAGAAATTACAATCACTGATGTAAAGACAGTGGTTTTCCCTGAGAAGTACAGATATaggaagtatttattttctttatgtttttctataattttgcatcctccttttcttcttccctccctccctccctccctccttccctccttccttccttccttttctttagaagtctcactctgtcacccaggctggagtgcagtggtgcaatgtcagttcactgcagcctctgcctccccagtttaagtgattctccggcctcaacctcctaatgagctgatattacaggcttgtgcccccacgcccggctaatttttctatttttagtagagaaggggtttcgccacgttggccaggctggtctcaaactcctgacctcaggagatctgccactgccagccttggcttcccaaagtgctgggattacctacctgagtcaccacaccaggccaattttGAATTTTCCTataatgaagttattttattcttaagaaaaagtgttttctttaaatagctacaaatatattaattcttaaagggaataattttattatgtaaggCATGACTCTAATTTCTAGTGGccaattacaaatataaaaaatgagtttatttcttttcttaaaattttttattatacttaagttctggggtacatatgcagaacgtgcaggtttgttacataagtaaactcgtgccatggtggtttgctgcacctttcAACCCaacatctacattagatatttcttttaatgctatccctctcttaggcccccaccctccaacaggcccctgtgtgtgatgttccccaacctgtgtccatgtgttctcattactcGACTCCCACGTATGAGTgcaaacatgcaatatttggttttctgttcttgtgtcagtttgctgagaatgttagtttccagcttcatccatgtccctgcaaaggacataaactcatcctttttttatggctgcatagtattccatggtatatatatgccacattttctttatccagtctatcattgatggggatttgggtggttccaagtctttgctattgtaaatagtgctgcaataaacatatatgtgggCAAGACTCAAGGATCTCAAAGTTCGGAGGCTGAGCTTCACCTCATTTCTGCAGCAGGCCCTGCCTGTGATGAGTGTCAGATAAGATGCCAGCATCCTAAAAGGCCTAGATTCGCAGCTACACTAgtcgaggctgaggtgggcgggagtctgagaccagcctggatcgCTTggagtcgggagtttgagaccagcctggccaacgtggtgaagccccgtctctactgaaaatacaaaagagttGACCGAGcctggtgatgcacacctgtggtcccagctgcttgggaggctgaggcagaaaagtggcttgagcctgggagatggaggttgcagggagctgagactgtgccattgtactccagcctgggtgacagaagaaaaacaacaacaaaaacttctttTATATCTCAAGGGTCCAGAGAGAACCATCAAGGTGTGAGGCGTGAGAGAGATGTTGGTGCTTCTCCGCAGTCTGTGCCACCTTGTCTTCCAGGAATAGCAATGATTGACAGAGAGCTGACTGTGTGTCGGGATATGGTATCCAGTTCTATACCTGGATTACATTAATTGCGAAATTCTCACTTCAACCTGTGAAATGCAAAGTATTCTGGCACATGTTAAAGATGGTAAGGCAGACTTTATTCCTGGGGATCATGGCCATCGGTATTGGGATCCCTGCACGTGGAGCTTGCAGAAGAGGGGAGAGAGTAGACCCAACTCCTTCTCTGACAAGGACGAGTGGTTTATAGCCATGGAGTGGGTGGCAGTCAGTGGATAGAAAATAACTAAGAAGGAACATTGAGGATAAGGGGGGTTGCTGGCTAAACCAACATGATGGGATATTTGTTGATGGCAGGCCAGGGTGATTAGATACCAAGggcagaggatttttttttttttttaatggggttttgctcttgttgcccaggctggtgtgcaatgatgtgatctcggctcactgcaatctccgcctaccaggttcaggtgttctcctgcctcagattcccaagtagctggggttacgggcacccgccaccatgcctggctgatttttgtatttttagtggagacgaggtttcaccgtgttggccggcctggtcttggactcctgaccttgggtagtctgcccgcctcggtctcccaaagtgctgggattacagacgtgagccaccgctcccggctgaaaatttttgtttgttagtaAGATTCTTGATTCAAATGGATTCTACAACGCCAGAGAGGGACCCCAAGTTCAGGCCCAGTCAAGCTGAGGACTCAGAGGAGCCTGACTAAAGTTTCAATCAAAGGAGAGAGTCTTTGTCAAACTCTGTGAGATGAAcagtattattcccattttatagattagtaaactgaggcacaaagatgaGTCAAGGCACAGTTGGCAAATGGTGGAGGATTTAAACCTATGGAGCAGGATTTGATGCTGTATCTAACATGCCTGTTATTGACATGTCCATCCAACAACTACCGTATAATGACAATTCATGTGTAATATGATGGCCTTAATCATT contains:
- the CD69 gene encoding early activation antigen CD69 codes for the protein MSSENCFITENSSLHPESGQENDASSPRFSTQREGFFQVPVLCAVVNVVFITILIITLIALSVGKYNCPGQYTFSVSPDSNGFSCPDDWVGYQRKCYFISTVKKSWTSAQNACSEHGATLAVIDSEKDMNFLKRYAGRGEHWVGLKKEPGQTWKWSNGKEFNNWFNFTGSEKCVFLKSTEVSSMECEKNLHWICNKPYK